A genomic window from Triticum aestivum cultivar Chinese Spring unplaced genomic scaffold, IWGSC CS RefSeq v2.1 scaffold19435-4, whole genome shotgun sequence includes:
- the LOC123173000 gene encoding uncharacterized protein, producing the protein MTTSRRHHHRCSPTKDPLDDDDLLAEILLRLPPQPSSLPHASLVCKWWRGLVSDPRFRRSFRLHHRRNPPLLGFFGRDNALSFVPTLEAPNRVPPGRFSLQRGYGDRFVSLGCRHGLVLIFNVPRNQVLVWDPVTGDQRRLAIPPEVATYAEMATTNGAVLHAAGDVQKFQVVLVVAEVEDEEHKRAVACIYSSETGLWGDPTSAPLPSGHDPTLIRHSAVLAEHSLYWMLASMLLENFVGILEFDLEKHSLAVIQVPVHMLEQSQHRFSIMRAEGDGLGLLFYKDRGFQLWKRVTDYNGVASWGLGRTIGLDKLSVNLEGNDIMILGFADENNVVFVCTRDIRFMVHLESSQCQKLMGTYSHYHHPFESVYTAETCIGDEHDAADLLRHT; encoded by the exons ATGACCaccagccgccgccaccaccaccgctgcTCGCCGACGAAGGATCCGCTGGACGACGACGACCTCCTCGctgagatcctcctccgcctccccccaCAGCCGTCCTCCCTCCCTCACGCCTCCCTCGTCTGCAAGTGGTGGCGCGGCCTCGTCTCCGACCCCCGATTCCGACGCAGcttccgcctccaccaccgccgcaaccctcccctcctcggcttcttcggcagagacaacGCCCTCTCCTTCGTACCTACTCTCGAGGCCCCCAATCGCGTCCCGCCTGGCCGCTTCTCCTTGCAGCGCGGCTACGGCGACCGCTTCGTCTCCCTCGGATGCCGCCATGGCCTCGTACTCATCTTCAACGTGCCGCGGAACCAAGTCCTGGTGTGGGACCCCGTCACCGGCGACCAGCGCCGCCTTGCCATTCCCCCGGAGGTTGCGACATATGCAGAGATGGCAACGACCAATGGGGCGGTGCTTCACGCTGCTGGAGACGTCCAGAAATTCCAGGTGGTCTTGGTGGTGGCAGAGGTCGAGGACGAAGAACACAAGCGAGCGGTCGCCTGTATCTACTCATCGGAGACCGGCTTATGGGGTGATCCCACCTCAGCACCGCTTCCATCGGGTCATGATCCCACCTTGATTCGTCACTCCGCTGTGCTGGCTGAGCATTCTCTTTACTGGATGCTTGCTTCGATGCTTCTTGAGAATTTTGTTGGAATTCTCGAGTTTGATTTGGAGAAGCACAGCCTAGCTGTGATACAGGTGCCAGTACATATGCTTGAACAGAGCCAACACCGATTCTCGATTATGCGGGCAGAGGGTGATGGCCTTGGTCTACTCTTCTATAAGGACCGCGGTTTCCAGTTATGGAAGAGGGTGACTGATTATAATGGTGTTGCTTCATGGGGGCTGGGAAGAACTATTGGACTGGACAAGCTTTCCGTGAATCTAGAAGGGAATGACATAATGATACTAGGGTTCGCTGACGAAAATAATGTGGTGTTTGTCTGCACACGTGACATCCGCTTTATGGTCCATCTTGAGTCATCACAGTGCCAGAAACTGATGGGAACCTATTCTCATTATCATCATCCATTCGAAAGTGTGTACACTGCAG AAACATGCAttggtgatgagcatgatgcaGCTGATCTTTTGCGCCACACATAA
- the LOC123172998 gene encoding uncharacterized protein, producing the protein MAEPARHLADEILEEIFIRLPTPAALARASTASPRFRRIITERPFLRRIRALHPPPLLGFAVDKRAFHHAQEPHPSAPLARALADGADFSYSFVPVPQPQPNQELLSPWYHRDIRDGRVLLERSYLFGAGAAFTDLAVGDPVSRRYVLLPSIPEEMAVQQERLVEFGPMLGPAGEDGDDTSFTVISTAGYNSKLVTFVFSSVTGQWCVAASPSWSSLGTAAPTWKGISSFSYLRGRFYWGALWKDKLLVLDTRTMEFSTLNILTGYHMQLLNQPGLPYWSTIVGGTNGALEMFTPVGDYRSTSLHHTTQQNNGESSKEWKLKNVIALPPGSLYFTVGATEGFLFLRGAQLVEDSYGLLPKHNSVDFYSLDVKTSELKKVCRATTHFDHPNVVHSYFGFPPSLFKPTL; encoded by the coding sequence ATGGCCGAGCCGGCGCGGCACCTCGCCGACGAGATCCTGGAGGAGATCTTCATTCGCCTGCCCACGCCAGCCGCGCTCGCCCGCGCCTCCACCGCCAGCCCCCGTTTCCGCCGCATCATCACCGAGCGCCCCTTCCTCCGCCGCATCCGCGCTCTCCATCCGCCGCCACTCCTGGGATTCGCCGTCGACAAGCGCGCCTTCCACCACGCGCAGGAGCCTCATCCCTCCGCCCCGCttgcccgcgccctcgccgacGGCGCGGATTTCTCCTACTCCTTCGTTCCCGTGCCCCAGCCCCAGCCCAACCAGGAGTTGCTCAGCCCCTGGTACCACCGCGACATCCGCGACGGCCGCGTCCTCCTCGAGCGCAGCTACCTGTTCGGCGCGGGTGCAGCCTTCACAGACCTCGCGGTGGGCGATCCCGTGTCACGGCGGTACGTGCTGCTCCCGTCCATACCCGAGGAAATGGCCGTCCAGCAAGAGCGCCTTGTCGAATTCGGGCCCATGCTCGGTCCCGCTGGCGAGGATGGGGATGATACCTCGTTCACGGTGATCTCCACGGCGGGCTACAACAGCAAGTTGGTCACATTTGTCTTCTCTTCGGTCACCGGACAATGGTGTGTAGCTGCATCTCCTAGCTGGAGCTCTTTGGGCACAGCTGCGCCCACTTGGAAAGGCATTTCCAGCTTCAGCTACTTGCGTGGCCGCTTCTACTGGGGAGCTCTTTGGAAAGACAAGCTTCTCGTGCTGGACACACGCACAATGGAGTTTTCCACACTGAACATTCTCACAGGCTACCATATGCAGCTTCTAAATCAGCCTGGCCTACCATACTGGTCTACCATTGTTGGTggtacaaacggagcgcttgagaTGTTTACTCCTGTCGGTGATTACCGTTCTACCTCGCTGCATCATACCACCCAACAGAACAACGGCGAGTCATCCAAAGAGTGGAAGCTCAAAAATGTCATAGCGTTGCCTCCCGGATCTCTCTATTTTACTGTGGGTGCAACTGAGGGATTCTTATTCCTTCGAGGAGCTCAGTTGGTTGAGGATTCATATGGGTTGTTGCCCAAGCATAACAGTGTCGATTTTTATTCTCTGGATGTCAAGACTTCAGAACTTAAGAAGGTCTGCAGGGCAACAACACACTTTGATCATCCCAATGTTGTTCACTCATACTTTGGCTTCCCACCATCATTGTTCAAACCGACTCTATGA